Genomic segment of Cottoperca gobio chromosome 6, fCotGob3.1, whole genome shotgun sequence:
TTGGAAAGATTGTGGAGATGTCCAACGTCCAGTTATCGTGCAGCGCACTGGAGAGGCTGGTGGCCAGGAGGACCTTCCCTCTCCACAGACGCACAAGTGTCTGCCGCAACCTCTTCGGACCGGTGGATCACGACGAACTAAACGGGGAGATGAAAACCAAGCTGCGGGAGATTTCTGAACGGGACCAACAGAGATGGAACTTTAATTTCGAGGCCAACGCCCCGCTGGATGGGGATTACGAGTGGGAAGAGGTGCCCGTGGATAAGACCCCGGTGTTTTATCAGAGCTCTGTACAGAACGGCAGGACCAGGGTGTCTGAGACACCCGTCAAGCAGAGGTCCTCCTCGGAGTCTGTTCTCCCGGAGACACCTGACATGGATGTACTGGAGCGCTTGGCCGTTCCCGAGAGCAGCAGCACTCCCTGCCCGGTGGAGCTTAACCAGGAGAACCGCACAGACAAACTCAACTCAGGGAAGCCGGCTCACAGACAGGTCCCGTGTGTTAGACGCAAGAGAACAGCCACTActgacaacaacacacacatcacaggtAATGAGACATTTTAATTGTTATCATGTTCAGGATGTTTGTGCTCTTTGCTTCGGGGCTCCGCCCTGTATCCAAATGATGCCCTTGTCTGTCGCTCTCCTCCTTGCGCAATTTTGGCTtaagtgtatttatgtgtattaACTGTATTGTTTCTTTCCCACAGACTTCTTCGTGAAACGAAAGAGGGCTGCTGATAAAAAATCTAATGACATGAGCGCTTGCCACCACTCCAAGTCTCCAATCTCGGTGGAACAAACTCCACGAAAGAGGATCCGTTGAAGGTATGAAGATTTACCGTATTTTCTAAACTGTTCAAATCGTTAAATCTTACATGACAATTATGTTTTGTTAAATCTAGGGGGGGTCAAACGGTTAGCCTAATTGTTAAGAGTCGTGATCAGCTTGATGGTTGTCTCATAATCacttatttctgttttgtttttcttgcgtTGATAAGAAATGATTACGTGAGCCAAAAAAACACAGGCAGTCTTAtcctggaggggggggtggggtggggtgagTTTGTGGTGGTGAAATcgcagtagtagtgatagtagtagctGTAGTAACACCAGAGGTTTGGGGGAGGGGGTTGTGCGTCACGATGTGGCGGGAAAAGGCTTGGGTAAAGGGTGACGCCTGCCGCTGGTGACTTCTCCTGTTTCCTCAAAAAGCTGACTCGCGTCTTTACGCGGAATGACTGCTCCTCAATCTTCAGAAGACTGATcgtgtttttattcctcccctCAGGTGTTTTGCACTATTTGCCTGCGCATTTTGAGGATCGAGATGGGGATGTTTTTCCCCGTTACTTAAAACGccggagaaagagaaaaaggcgGACGGTGTTTGGGAGAAAGAAGCCCAACCGGCCGGCTGCTTCGGCTCGGTGCGCCCCGGCGGAGCGTTACCTGAACACCGGAGCAGACTCTCAGGACTGAACGGTttgggtggggggtgggggagggagaggaaaaagaggacaTTTCGCCGAATGTCTTCTATCCAGTACAAATGTAGCATTCATTGTTGCTTTTGCATACAGCCACTCGAcagtgttaaatgttttaacatctGTGCAATCCTAAATTACTTTAAAAGAATTGTCTACACTGGCCAAAAGTGTACAGCTTTATAGAGACAATAGcctataaatgtttattttctgttctgttttttctgtaaatgtatatttttaagaCTATTCTAacttataatttatttatgtttctttatatttgATTTAGCCAAAGGGCAAActccttattttattttattatttctattttgtgttattgtgatgTTTTGCAATCATGTAGCTTGCCCATAGTAGTCAACACTTGAAAAATaggtttctttgtgtttctgagccgttttgtgttttcatacaAGTGCCCTAATTATGTCTTGTAAAAGAtgagaataaaatatttttcactTCAACTTTAAAGCAGATTTGGTGTGTTTTTGTCCAGTTTACTTGTTTTAGGTTGCGCTGTTTTGAAACTAGATGTGAGAGAAattagagagaaaaagagacactgACGTCTTTTTGTGGTTTCTGCCTCGTGCGTTTAAAATTTAGAAAAACAATTGAAACAGCAGCTTCATCGAACACTTACTGGAAGCTGGCTGTATTCTCCTTATTGGTCATAATAGTACTTTCAGAGGTGattgtttaaattatatttcacacAAGTATTGCTGCAAAGAAAGCACAATATACACCACCACCAAGAATCCACTTAGTGTTATCGCACACATTTATGACTCTCCACCTCCCCCGGGGGCTCAGGTACAAGCACTTTTCATTGAGCTCCGCCTGTATCTGTCTGCCTCTATGGGCTCATGTACCTTGCGGAGGAAAAACGCATTCAGACGTGCAGCCTTGGGCCGCATGGCAGCTGCGGGATATAGGCTGGGATTTAAAGGCCCTTTCGCCCCTCTAAAGAAGCAGCAGCTGCCTTTGGATCCCCGCTTTGTCCGCAACGAAGACACCCCCACATCCACCCGCACTCAACAAGCCCTCTAAagacccactcacacacactgtttactcCGCCGTGGATACACCGGGCGTGGAGGCCACCTGCCAGATCTGGAAAAAGAAAACTACTAGTCTTTGTAATTGTCCCCGTCTATTGAAACAAACCATTCAACGGGTCATACTTGCAAGTTTACCCTTAATTGAAAGAAGCCAAACGCAGCAGCGTCTGAACTTGCACCGGGCCCGCAGCGCCCGTCACTGCGCAGGAAACAAAGGCACATTTCATAATTTTCCATAAGTTTCTCCCTTCGATTGAATTGCTTTGACTATCTGACACTAATGTTTTGATGAAAATGGAGACTTTTGATGGCCAGAGTGACTTTGTCAGCTCCATGCAGCCATAAGCTCTGACGGGCTTGTTCTGATTTCCAACACAAAGCGCTCTCCGGCTCcattctttcctttttgttgcCATATGGCAAATCCATGTAGACATAGCCAAGACCCATTCAGTCAGCCACAGAATGTCCTGCATCAGAGAACAAAAGACACTTTGTCTAGCTGCTCTATTGATACGAATTGGcgaaaaaaatattataattaatctATGGCTATATCCAGCTAATTAACGCCCATATGCCCACGGGGAGCTGCGGGGCCATTCAGTGTAGTTTTGAATTCTCAATAGTTTACATGTTAAAGacaacagctgttcatgtgTTACTTTAATGAAGTCCCGTCTATGTTGGAGACTGGACACATTCAAGGGCTCAAGTCCCCCCACAGAGTTAAAGGGGTCATcttcctttatttgtccctACAGCTGTGCAACTATATAAAATTTGTCCCCATAAATAGAACTTTAAATCGCATTCGTTTTCTCAAAAAGGTATTGAACCCGAGCCATTGCACGAGAGGTCATAGGTTAAGGCCCGAAATTCCACTCGGTAAGCTTCTCtttaaacaagaaaaaaacacaaatctagttgtattttaaatcattttaatcagACCGACCATGCATAAGAAGTCAGATTTGTCACAAAGAATATGAGCGTCTATGCCAAGGCCTTGTTATGTTTTGACCTGATGGATGATTAGAGTTTAAATGGGCTCTTCAGAATATGACAATTATGACTTAATTCAGCCCTGCTGTATGTATGGTGGACATAAAGGAAAGAGATGACAGCTAACATACAGACCTCGTTAACAAGCCCAGTGCAACAGAATATAATTAAACAACCAGCTGCTGATGGAGAGAATTCACTTCATGAGCCCTTCAGTCTCCCATCTGACCTTTAACTCACGTGCACAGTTTCATCGGTCTCAGTCATCAGTACAATCGTTATCAAATGTTATTTGCTTTAATCAGTGAGTTAAATCATACACAAACTACTGTGTAACATATATGTTACATTACTGACTTGTGCTGTTTTCAGTGTCATAATACAAATGAGACCTTCTGTGATCACCCTGAAAAAAAACGGATGAATGTGAATCAATAAAACTGCCGATTTTAACAAAAgcaatatttttttcatttaaggAACACGACTTTATAACAGGACTTCATTCCTTTCAATCGGatcaaatttaaataatttataaacCATTCCATTTTCAGAAAAAGTgcgtaaaaaagaaaacagcgaATTAattttgtatcatttattttttaactgagCGATATAAATTTGGATCGCAAAAAAAGCAACGAAAACATTCATATGTAGGCTACACATATGTATAGAAGTCGTAAATCTGAGTCCATTcgatctttttttatttaatcaaagaagtgatgtataaaataaatagagTCGATCTTAAAAAATGAAACTAATGCATGCACAATGCGTCTTCTGGGTGAGCTTCTGCGGAGTTTGTTAATTCTAATTAATCACATAATCACAATCACACAGTTCTCAGTGAAACGCGTCACTTGTCCCTTCAAAATGTTGCTCCTTTATGGGTCTGAAGTGGCAAATAATTTATCCACTTTGACATTAACAGTGGCTTTGAGGCTTCATGCGAATGTAAcaactaaaaatataatttcagaggagaaaaaaaaactgaaatcacattttcctctcaaaacacacaattaacGGGATCGTCTGCAAAGGCTGCAATTAAATATAGAAAGGAGGAAAATCAGCCCAGGGGAATTAGCATTTTCCATGACCATCTGGCATCGGCGCAGGCGACAGGGAACAAAGGCGAGctggatggagaggagaggcgagTGTGCCATCGCATTGACCTGCAAATGAGGCTTTGTCACCCAGTTAAAGCTCCCTGACCCCCTTTACCCCCCTCACCAAAaaaaacttcttctttttttacctttAGCGTAACGAATGGAGGCCCGAATTCAGGTCTGAGTGTGTTTAGGAGCTGCAGATcaaaacaatgatttaaaaaagtgtcAACAACCTTGTGCTGCATTAATGCTTGAATTAGATTTGAATTAAATCAAACTGTTTCCAATATGCATTCCTCCTAGATTTGATAAAGTGAAGGCGAGTTATTAACGTTATCATTATTAAGGCAGAATGGAGGTAAATTATTCCCCATCGCTTTGAATTTCAGTTGTTTTTAAGGAATATAACACAAATGAGTGGAACACAAACTGAACGATGTTAAGATGTAGATATATTTGATTGAATGCTGGGCTTTGACCACCCGACGCACGGGCCTGTTGAGCCACTTTACGCACCAAAAggcctcttttcttttgtgcttTTCTTGCACAAGCATCGCATTTATTTCCtgataaatatagaatataaaactCCGATTAATGAAGAAAGTTAATCACAATTTTTGTTTCCATCTCTGTTTTTTTGCCTCGATGCTTTTCTCCTGGGATCTTCGTTGCAATGACATACAAGTTTGAGTGTGTGCAGAGTGGTGTTTTGGAGTTGGTATGGGGGGTGTTTGTTGGATTGTTGAACacctgtgacccccccccccccctccctccctccctccctcccatcccctgaaacacacacccacacacgcatacacacactctccactCCAGTGAAGTGGGCAGACAGAGGCCCACGTGTTTGCATAAAGGTGATTGTATACGCAGGAGggatctgctgtgtgtgtgtgtgtgtgtgtgtgtgtgtgtgtgtgtgtgtgtgtgtgcgagattAACATCCCCAAACAACATGGTCACACTTAATGGTCGCAAGAACAGCAAACCCTCTAACAAGTTAACATTGTGTACATTTCATTGATTCAGTTctacaattatttgtatttgacaGCAGGAGTTattaatttaaagtaaaagttctcTTCGTAGAACACACTCATGTTTTATGAGGGTATTATAGGACTGTAATGTTATAATGTTGATAATAAATACTAATTATTCGGGTACAATGAGGCCGCAGCAGAGCTTCAGTATAATCAGTCAAACACCAAATATTTTGAATATCACGATGACACCGGAGCCACTGCGACAGTAAATACCATAAAGTACAAAAAGAGGATCACAAAAGGCCCTTTAACCAATATTATAGACATTTTGTAGgtcaatttatttttgttttggttctTCTAGACGCAGACGTGCcccaatgtttttcttttttctcctctcctggCCTTTTTCTCTTTACATCCACTCAGTATTCATGCCTGTGGGTAACAAAGAGCACGGCTCAATCCACGCAGGAGGCGGTGTGACAGGGAACTCGTGGCAGCTTTTCAAAtatcttctttctgtctcctccttttctttgcatCGCCACTTTGGTCTCGGTTggaaggggggaggaggaggaggaggaggaggagaagagagaaagagggggggggggggttaatcaGTCTCCCACCTCAATCTCTAATTCACTTTGCTCTCCCCACGCATCAAGGGGATCGGATTTAACACTGGCCAGAAGAAAAGCAGATCCTTTACAATGTTTCACAACGTGATGGAGCGAGAGGCTTAATGTCTGCGCTGCAGAAGTACAGCCGACTGTATTAGAAAGTCAGAGTGTTGCGGTTTAAACTGATTCTTAACTCATGCTTTTTACTaccttttaaattgtgtttgacAGTTTCTGTTATTATAAATGCAGGACATTTAATAAGCAATATGAAACTTCATTAAAAActagttttttttaaaatcacattttgagcttaaatattgttttaacattttttttgcCAAACCTTAAATTTAATTTCAGCAAGagcataaattaaatataaataaatagctgtGCACGATATATTCAGCTGCAGGTCTGCAATGAATTTGGCGCAATCGATCCATGCACACtgcaaaaaatatacatttaaaaaagtaagttTGTCCCATATTGACCGTAATATTGACCgtaatttgttttgttaaaacagTTGTCTCTTGCATGATATCattcagtttttgtttgtgaggagaagcttgtaaaatatataaatgaaggAAGAATAAGATAAATGTTTCCATCTCAAAGCCATGAATGACAACAAAGGTGTTCCTCTGACTCCCGCTGAGGCCTGACATTCCCACATTAGACGCAACACTTGACTAATTTACTGAAGGTGGACATTTCTTCCAGTGTAAAGCCCATCAATTAAAGGATGTCTGCTCTCTATAGGGCCGCCACTTTTCCCGCCTGAAAAGGTGAAGAGGTCACGCTATTGATTTGGCGCCAAACAGAGCGAAATTCCACCATTCTCATTCCACCACAGAGACACCCTAAACTATCCCAAATGTCTTCAGATGTTGAAAAGAGTTTGAACTCTTATGATAATTTACAATATATgctaaatacaaaaatatatacaaaaatatggacCTAGAAAGTTAAAGTCTGAGACaaaaaactttaattaaattTGCTGTggagtgaaaacacacacacacacacacacacacacacacacacacacacacacacacacacacacacacacacacacacacacacacgtctacacgATCAGGCTTtactgtattatttttattttatattacactgcatgtgtcccattatttaaaacaacatattcACTCCCTATCTGAATTATTCGGTTCTTTTAAAAAGACTTTCCAACAGTATGTCCATGGAGATTTTGCAGCACCAACATGATAGATTACATCAGAAgtgacatgtcaacatgtcaagCAGGAAACCTTTTGTGAAAGTCAACATACATTTCTTCCACCCAACTctttaacacaaaacaaacagcattaGCTGAAGGACCTGGTCATTTATGTGAGCAAGTGTCTAAGCTGCCAATGTGTCCTTGAGAAAGACACTGATTCCTGTTTGATTGATCCTGTAGCTGACCCTGAGCTGCAGTTATACAAACACTGCTCTCTGTGGCACCATCAATAGATTaccattaacattaacatatgtgtgtgtgtgtgtgtgtgtgtgtgtgtgtgtgtgtgtgtgtatgtgtgtgtgtatgtgtttgcattCCCACAGAGGACACGCATCAGTGATGTTATGTGATTATTGAATGCCTTTACAAATCAGATGTCAGGGGAATTGCCATCTACCCGACATGTGAAGGTGCCGTGCGGTCACTGAAACTTGTTCTTCCTTTTACGATTATTGCACAGAGATGCTTCAGAAGATGAAGGAAACTTTCAAACTGACTTCTCTAACTTTGAGTGAGTAAAAACGTGTCCAATGTTATGTTCTGATGCCTTAATTATTAGATATAGCTGTTTGACGTTCAGAAGCATCATTAATCGCAGTACTCAGCCTTGTTTTAATCCCTTAGTCCCGGTTTCCATATTGTAAATCAGTTTACAAAGAAAGCGAGCCTGTTGGCATGAGAGAAACAGAATAATAACAACGTTTGAGGCTGATGGCGATGCAGACAGCGGACGATTTAATCCTTCACTGCAGCTTGTCCGTGATGGGCTTGTGGCGTGTCAGCGTACAGAGGAAATCGTGTTGAGACAAGTTGTCAAAGCAGCGGCTCACGCTCAGTCAAACAACAACCTACTGTGGCCCTTTGAGTCTTACGCATACTGTACCTCTCAAAACTGCATAGCTTCACTCGGGAGTGATGGCTTTACAACCGGAGAGCCATATGCAGCTCTGCAGGAAGGGGCCTGCTTCATTGTGGCAGTAattggacagagaggagagaggaggagacgcaGATAGTGCGATGACACTTGAGAAATGAGATCTAACTCCATCCCAGTGCCAGTCCTGACAGCCAGAGTCCTCCACCTCCATTCTTCTACTCGCTCCCTTTGTCTGGATCCTTTTCACTCCCCCTGAACCAAACCTGTTCCCCATCACATCCCTTCTTGCATGGGATGTGAGTCCTATGTCGAGCGGCTGCTGTCTCTGTTttatctgtccatccatccatctctgacg
This window contains:
- the cdkn1cb gene encoding cyclin-dependent kinase inhibitor 1C, which translates into the protein MSNVQLSCSALERLVARRTFPLHRRTSVCRNLFGPVDHDELNGEMKTKLREISERDQQRWNFNFEANAPLDGDYEWEEVPVDKTPVFYQSSVQNGRTRVSETPVKQRSSSESVLPETPDMDVLERLAVPESSSTPCPVELNQENRTDKLNSGKPAHRQVPCVRRKRTATTDNNTHITDFFVKRKRAADKKSNDMSACHHSKSPISVEQTPRKRIR